The genome window CCTTCGGGGTGCGGTAAATCCACCTTGCTGCGCCTGGTTGCCGGGTTGGAACCGGCTGACGTCGGCAGGGTGTTGGCCGATGGCCAACCCATTGTCGGCCCGGACCCGAGCCGGGTGGTGGTGTTCCAGGACCCGACCCTGTACCCGTGGCGCCGCGTGTGGGACAACGTGGCGCTTGGCTTGGAGGCTCAGGGTTTACTCAAGACGCATGCGTTCAAGGTGGATGAGGCATTGGAAAAGGTCGGCCTTGGCGCGTTTGCCCGTGCGTATCCTCGGCAGCTTTCCGGCGGCATGGCGCAGCGGGTGGCATTGGCGCGCGCGTTGGTCAATCAGCCACGGTTGCTGATCCTCGACGAACCGTTGGGCAAACTTGATTCATTGACCCGCATCACCATGCAAAAGGAACTCATCGACCTGTGGCAGCGCCAAGGCTACACGGCGCTGCTGGTGACCCACGATGTGGAAGAAGCCTTGTTGCTGGCCAACCGTGTGATTGTGTTCAGTGACCGCCCGGCGACGGTTCAGGCGCAGTTGAGCATTGATCGACCTTACCCGCGGCACCGCGATGATCCTTATTTGGTGGACCTGCGCCGGCAGATACTGGGCCTGCTGGGGTTGGGCGAGAGCTGGTAGTCATGACCGCGTTTTCTTCAGCCGCGATAACGCAGCGCTTCCACCCGCCACGCAAACGCCGGCGAAGCCTGTCGCCGGCTTGGGTAGTACCCAGGCCAAACCCATCCGCAGCGGCCTTGAGCAGTTGTTACGCCACCGCGCCGTGACCTCAAACCTGCTCCTCTTCGCGCAACTGCACACTCAAATCATCACAACTCTGCGCCCAGTCGCTCAGCCACTGTGGCATAGGCGGCGACGCCTCGGCCAAGCCCAGCTCGCGCAAGAGCTCGGCCGGGGGCAGGGTGCCCTTGGCTGATTTAAACAGCCCGCGCATCACCACCACGCCCACCACTCGACCCTTGCTGACAAAACGGTGTTCCATCAGGCTCCATTTGTGGTCCCAGCCGAGCATTCGGGTGTGCA of Pseudomonas fluorescens contains these proteins:
- a CDS encoding ABC transporter ATP-binding protein, translated to MVALAHAASTSASTGLALRIEQLSHGFALDGQHLPVLERVSLDVAPGECVALLGPSGCGKSTLLRLVAGLEPADVGRVLADGQPIVGPDPSRVVVFQDPTLYPWRRVWDNVALGLEAQGLLKTHAFKVDEALEKVGLGAFARAYPRQLSGGMAQRVALARALVNQPRLLILDEPLGKLDSLTRITMQKELIDLWQRQGYTALLVTHDVEEALLLANRVIVFSDRPATVQAQLSIDRPYPRHRDDPYLVDLRRQILGLLGLGESW